The following coding sequences lie in one Kribbella sp. NBC_00709 genomic window:
- a CDS encoding nucleoside triphosphate pyrophosphohydrolase — MTSPTGKLVRDRIPEIIRASGTEPITYQADPAEFRRRLRDKLPEEVDEFLTADDETAVEELADILEVVYALAADLGTTKDHLETTRAAKAAARGAFTNRVIWTGGS; from the coding sequence GTGACGTCTCCGACCGGCAAGCTCGTGCGGGATCGGATCCCGGAGATCATCCGTGCGAGCGGCACCGAGCCGATTACGTATCAGGCCGATCCCGCCGAGTTCCGTCGCCGGTTGCGCGACAAACTCCCGGAGGAGGTCGACGAGTTCCTCACTGCCGACGACGAAACCGCCGTCGAGGAACTCGCCGACATCCTCGAGGTCGTCTATGCCCTCGCAGCCGACCTGGGCACGACCAAGGACCACCTCGAAACAACCCGTGCCGCCAAGGCCGCCGCACGTGGAGCATTCACAAACCGAGTCATCTGGACCGGCGGTTCCTGA
- the bfr gene encoding bacterioferritin produces MQPVSPRVVVLLNEALTLELTVINGYFLEARMLDNWGFGRLGKAFYDLSIDEMKDADALISRILLFDGHPNLQKLGAVTVGEDAQEMLRLGLDGELAAVAQFNGAAKECHDLGDHGSAAVFEEMVRDEEKHVDWFESQLDAIERIGLQQYLAQQLDPAK; encoded by the coding sequence GTGCAGCCGGTTAGCCCACGTGTCGTCGTACTGCTCAACGAGGCGCTCACCCTCGAGTTGACGGTGATCAACGGGTATTTCCTGGAAGCCAGGATGCTCGACAACTGGGGATTCGGCCGGCTGGGCAAGGCGTTCTACGACCTGTCCATCGACGAGATGAAGGACGCCGACGCGCTGATCAGCCGCATCCTGCTGTTCGACGGCCACCCGAACCTGCAGAAGCTCGGCGCCGTGACGGTCGGCGAGGACGCCCAGGAGATGCTCCGCCTGGGCCTCGATGGCGAGCTCGCCGCGGTGGCGCAGTTCAACGGCGCCGCGAAGGAGTGCCACGACCTCGGCGACCACGGCTCCGCCGCGGTGTTCGAGGAAATGGTCCGGGACGAGGAGAAACACGTCGACTGGTTCGAAAGCCAACTCGACGCCATCGAACGCATCGGCCTCCAGCAGTACCTGGCCCAGCAACTCGACCCGGCCAAGTGA
- a CDS encoding (2Fe-2S)-binding protein — MIVCHCEVVTDRDVLESIEDGARTVAQVCGATGAGRNCGGCVFSVKRLLCQHGRSVSAASITEVAGAAG; from the coding sequence GTGATCGTCTGCCACTGTGAGGTCGTCACCGACCGCGACGTCCTCGAGAGCATCGAGGACGGTGCCCGGACGGTCGCGCAGGTGTGCGGGGCGACCGGGGCGGGACGAAACTGTGGTGGCTGCGTCTTCTCGGTGAAGCGGTTGTTGTGCCAGCATGGGAGGTCGGTCTCGGCAGCCTCAATCACGGAGGTGGCAGGTGCAGCCGGTTAG
- a CDS encoding heparinase II/III domain-containing protein, with translation MRFRGATGMVVGIAVLVLGAGTATGQTRTPAELPGIQIVPGPDDPAESQFVPGATNVVPATAAPATDIGTNKIQSLAAPFYACPGFSGIEKTNPVANLYGDKFQWGPYAAYKVGNGGGNINWALNPYKNASWYMWFHSLRWLGQGIVAAGKGDLTALTRVNTIAYDWYRDNPYSWKTNVGAWESTMHRTNVLICLRQAILSGLQVTTLPTRYAWLDTALLSHARFLTNYWSGAWNHGTDESIALFGVGCVLNRSDYKKLAQQRFAAGITTSIDTQGATNEQSTGYASFNYSLWGRAIAVMQNCGVDPGTTISTRRALLAKFLTLATNSLGKLHQLGDTEVQATYPWVGTPLEYAGSFGAQGVVPPWRVGIYAAGYVFGRTGWGADPARGFAGESAYSIRFGPPRAFHGHFDHTSITYTARGRDIIVDGGYAAYNAGAYRTWVVSPSAHSDMTTPGSTYLNPTTRLTASSVQTNAESYVFSDAPGSGISRTRSVLVLKDPDLLVTWDRASAKTAQAFQTLWHLPSDQKASVHSRTTAVAQAPGDTTKTILFQIPFKQALPAGAILVKQAQTNPIQGWQYPTSYVRKSAPTLMLARSGTTASILSFVVPVRSTGSVTYTVRQSGTTFLVNLNVAGQPITIGISGGGSLYRVR, from the coding sequence ATGCGATTCAGGGGTGCGACCGGAATGGTCGTGGGGATCGCTGTTCTGGTGCTCGGGGCCGGAACGGCAACAGGACAAACTCGTACGCCGGCGGAGCTGCCCGGCATCCAGATCGTGCCGGGACCGGACGATCCGGCCGAGTCCCAGTTCGTGCCGGGGGCAACCAACGTCGTACCCGCGACCGCTGCGCCGGCAACGGACATCGGCACGAACAAGATCCAGTCCCTCGCGGCACCGTTCTACGCGTGCCCGGGGTTCAGTGGGATCGAGAAGACGAACCCGGTGGCGAACCTGTACGGCGACAAGTTCCAGTGGGGACCGTACGCGGCGTACAAGGTCGGCAACGGCGGCGGCAACATCAACTGGGCACTGAACCCGTACAAGAACGCCAGCTGGTACATGTGGTTCCACTCGCTGCGCTGGCTCGGTCAAGGGATCGTTGCCGCGGGCAAGGGTGATCTGACCGCGCTGACGCGGGTGAACACGATCGCCTACGACTGGTACCGCGACAACCCGTACTCGTGGAAGACGAACGTCGGCGCCTGGGAGTCCACCATGCACCGGACGAACGTGCTGATCTGCCTGCGCCAGGCGATCCTGTCGGGGCTGCAGGTCACGACCCTGCCGACCCGCTATGCCTGGCTCGACACCGCGCTGCTCAGTCACGCGAGGTTCCTGACGAACTACTGGAGCGGCGCGTGGAACCACGGGACGGACGAGAGCATCGCGCTGTTCGGCGTCGGCTGCGTGCTGAACCGTTCCGACTACAAGAAGCTCGCCCAGCAACGATTCGCGGCGGGTATCACCACCTCGATCGACACGCAGGGGGCGACCAACGAACAGTCGACCGGGTACGCGTCGTTCAACTACTCGTTGTGGGGCCGCGCGATCGCCGTGATGCAGAACTGCGGCGTCGATCCCGGTACGACGATCTCCACCCGGCGCGCGTTGCTGGCCAAGTTCTTGACGTTGGCAACGAATTCGCTCGGCAAGCTCCATCAGCTCGGTGACACCGAGGTACAGGCGACGTACCCGTGGGTGGGCACGCCGTTGGAGTACGCCGGATCGTTCGGCGCGCAGGGTGTGGTGCCGCCGTGGCGGGTCGGGATCTATGCGGCCGGGTACGTGTTCGGCCGGACCGGGTGGGGTGCTGATCCGGCTCGCGGGTTCGCGGGCGAGTCGGCGTACAGCATCAGGTTCGGTCCACCGCGGGCGTTCCACGGGCACTTCGACCACACGAGCATCACCTACACGGCGCGTGGGCGGGACATCATCGTCGACGGCGGGTACGCCGCGTACAACGCCGGCGCGTATCGCACCTGGGTCGTCAGCCCGAGCGCGCACAGCGACATGACGACGCCGGGATCGACGTACCTGAACCCGACGACTCGACTGACCGCGTCATCGGTGCAGACGAACGCAGAGTCGTACGTGTTCAGCGACGCGCCCGGGAGCGGGATCAGCCGCACGCGGTCGGTTCTGGTGCTGAAGGATCCGGACCTGCTCGTGACGTGGGACCGTGCATCGGCCAAGACCGCGCAGGCCTTCCAGACGCTGTGGCATCTCCCGTCCGACCAGAAGGCGAGTGTGCACTCCCGGACCACCGCGGTCGCGCAGGCTCCTGGTGACACGACGAAGACGATCCTGTTCCAGATCCCGTTCAAGCAGGCGCTGCCGGCCGGGGCGATCCTGGTCAAGCAGGCGCAGACCAACCCGATCCAGGGCTGGCAGTACCCGACCAGCTACGTCCGCAAGTCCGCCCCGACCCTGATGCTGGCCCGCTCCGGCACGACGGCATCGATTCTGTCGTTCGTCGTACCGGTCCGATCCACGGGCTCGGTCACCTACACGGTCCGTCAGTCCGGTACGACGTTCCTGGTCAACCTCAACGTCGCCGGCCAACCCATCACCATCGGCATCTCCGGCGGCGGCTCGCTCTACCGCGTTCGTTAG
- a CDS encoding chloramphenicol phosphotransferase CPT family protein, producing the protein MSITASHELTSETTIGRPGRLILLNGTSSSGKSSIAEELLATLDGAWFHLAIDQFHRIRARREWTDETFLPVFQRTVLGFHRAVAGMASAGNDVVVDHILGERWRLADCLTVFAGLPVLFVGVRCSLPELERRERERGNRTVGRAAVQFPLVHQHDRYDVEVDSEHHTPAECATQIRTRLNQGLPTAFDELRSAHGLLAVD; encoded by the coding sequence GTGTCGATCACCGCATCCCATGAGCTGACCTCTGAGACCACCATCGGCCGCCCCGGGCGCTTGATCCTGCTCAACGGCACGTCGAGCTCCGGGAAGTCCAGCATCGCCGAGGAGCTGCTCGCGACGTTGGACGGCGCCTGGTTCCACCTGGCCATCGATCAGTTCCACCGCATCCGTGCTCGGCGGGAGTGGACCGACGAGACGTTCCTGCCGGTCTTCCAGCGGACGGTGCTGGGCTTCCACCGAGCCGTCGCCGGAATGGCGTCGGCGGGCAACGATGTGGTCGTCGATCACATCCTCGGCGAGCGCTGGCGGCTCGCGGACTGCCTGACCGTCTTCGCCGGCCTCCCCGTCCTGTTCGTCGGCGTCCGCTGCTCCCTGCCTGAGCTGGAACGCCGCGAACGCGAACGCGGGAACCGGACCGTCGGCCGAGCCGCGGTCCAGTTCCCGCTGGTACACCAACACGACCGCTACGACGTAGAAGTCGACTCCGAACACCACACCCCGGCCGAATGCGCCACCCAGATCCGCACCCGCCTGAACCAGGGCCTACCAACAGCCTTCGACGAGCTGCGATCAGCCCATGGTCTTCTGGCCGTCGATTGA
- a CDS encoding DinB family protein, with product MTTNEQTVTGERADILEFLGKHRYFLRHTAQGLTDDQANIRPTVSELTVGGLIKHVSTVEQHWAEFAQGKGRSTPGATEYTPEVIAEWQNQFRLVEGETLAGVLAEYEKIAAATDELVRTLDLDTAYELPAAPWQPPGVFWTVRRVFLHITAETAQHAGHADILRESIDGQKTMG from the coding sequence ATGACGACAAACGAGCAGACGGTGACCGGTGAGCGGGCAGACATCCTCGAGTTCCTGGGCAAGCACCGGTACTTCCTGCGGCACACCGCGCAGGGCCTCACCGACGACCAGGCGAACATCCGCCCGACCGTCAGCGAGTTGACCGTCGGTGGGCTGATCAAGCACGTCTCGACCGTCGAGCAGCACTGGGCCGAGTTCGCCCAGGGCAAGGGTCGGTCGACACCCGGCGCGACGGAGTACACGCCGGAGGTGATCGCCGAGTGGCAGAACCAGTTCCGCCTCGTCGAGGGCGAGACGCTGGCCGGCGTACTCGCGGAGTACGAGAAGATCGCCGCCGCCACCGACGAGCTGGTCCGCACCCTCGACCTCGACACCGCCTACGAGCTTCCGGCCGCACCGTGGCAGCCGCCGGGCGTCTTCTGGACCGTCCGCCGGGTCTTCCTCCACATCACCGCCGAAACCGCCCAGCACGCCGGCCATGCCGACATCCTCCGAGAGTCAATCGACGGCCAGAAGACCATGGGCTGA
- a CDS encoding alpha/beta fold hydrolase, protein MGTITTSDGTEIFFKDWGEGQPIVFSHGWPLSADDWDNQLLFFLSKGYRVVAHDRRGHGRSTQTGDGHDMDHYADDLKAVVDHLDLHDCIHVGHSTGGGEVTHYLARHGEDRAAKAALLCAVPPLMVKTDANPEGLPKEVFDDLQNQLAANRSQFYRALPEGPFYGFNRPGVESSEAIIANWWRQGMMGGAKAHYDGIVAFSQTDFTDDLRQITIPVLVVHSEDDQIVPYADAGPKSAALLKNGVLKTYKDLPHGLPTTHADVVNADLLEFFQS, encoded by the coding sequence GTGGGAACGATCACGACCAGCGACGGTACCGAGATCTTCTTCAAGGACTGGGGCGAGGGGCAACCGATCGTCTTCAGTCACGGGTGGCCGTTGTCGGCCGACGACTGGGACAACCAGCTGCTGTTCTTCCTGTCGAAGGGGTACCGCGTCGTCGCGCACGACCGCCGCGGACACGGGCGGTCCACGCAGACCGGTGACGGACACGACATGGACCACTACGCCGACGACCTCAAAGCCGTCGTAGACCACCTCGACCTGCACGACTGCATCCACGTCGGCCACTCGACCGGCGGCGGCGAGGTCACGCACTACCTGGCCCGGCACGGCGAGGACCGGGCCGCCAAGGCTGCCCTGCTGTGCGCGGTCCCGCCGCTGATGGTGAAGACCGACGCGAACCCCGAAGGCCTGCCCAAGGAGGTCTTCGACGACCTGCAGAACCAGCTCGCCGCGAACCGTTCGCAGTTCTACCGCGCCCTCCCGGAGGGTCCGTTCTACGGCTTCAACCGGCCCGGCGTCGAGTCCTCCGAGGCGATCATCGCGAATTGGTGGCGCCAGGGCATGATGGGCGGCGCGAAGGCCCACTACGACGGCATCGTCGCGTTCTCCCAGACCGACTTCACCGACGACCTGCGGCAGATCACCATCCCGGTGCTCGTCGTGCACAGTGAGGACGACCAGATCGTCCCGTACGCCGACGCCGGGCCGAAGTCGGCCGCCCTGCTCAAGAACGGGGTCCTCAAGACCTACAAGGACCTCCCCCACGGCCTGCCCACGACGCACGCGGACGTGGTCAACGCCGATCTGCTCGAGTTCTTCCAGTCGTAG
- a CDS encoding alpha/beta fold hydrolase produces the protein MHHHRTRVFAVLGVVLALVLAAVTPAAASHPSGPKPTIVLVHGAWADGSSWQKVTNQLLDDGYTVRVPPNPLRNLQTDAATIRNFLSTLSGPIVLVGHSYGGAVITNAATGNSNVKALVYVDAFAPADGDMIFPLAGADSALAVPDPSTVFDFVPYPGAPAGDVDLYLKHDTFLKSFASGLSRSAAEKLYPSQRPLTLSAGNGISGPPAWASIKSWYVLGTKDLIITPTAQNFMATRAHSVITRIPTGHLGLISDPGPITKVIETAARASR, from the coding sequence ATGCACCACCACCGAACGCGAGTGTTCGCCGTACTAGGCGTAGTACTCGCCCTCGTGCTCGCCGCCGTCACGCCCGCAGCGGCATCACACCCGAGCGGCCCGAAACCGACCATCGTCCTCGTCCACGGAGCGTGGGCCGACGGATCCAGCTGGCAGAAGGTCACCAACCAGCTCCTCGACGACGGCTACACGGTCCGCGTCCCACCGAACCCGCTGCGCAACCTCCAAACCGACGCCGCGACGATCCGGAACTTCCTGTCGACGCTGTCCGGTCCGATCGTGCTCGTCGGTCACTCGTACGGCGGCGCTGTCATCACCAATGCGGCGACCGGGAATTCCAACGTGAAGGCACTCGTGTACGTCGACGCGTTCGCACCGGCCGACGGCGACATGATCTTCCCGCTGGCCGGCGCGGACTCCGCACTCGCGGTCCCCGACCCGTCGACGGTGTTCGATTTCGTCCCCTACCCCGGCGCTCCGGCCGGCGACGTGGACCTGTACCTGAAGCACGACACGTTCCTGAAGTCGTTCGCGTCCGGGCTGTCGCGCAGTGCGGCCGAGAAGCTCTACCCGTCGCAGCGTCCGCTCACCCTCAGCGCCGGTAACGGCATCTCCGGGCCGCCGGCCTGGGCCTCGATCAAGTCCTGGTACGTCCTCGGCACGAAGGACCTGATCATCACGCCGACCGCCCAGAACTTCATGGCCACCCGAGCCCACTCCGTCATCACCCGCATCCCGACCGGCCACCTCGGTCTCATCTCCGACCCCGGCCCGATCACCAAGGTCATCGAAACCGCAGCCCGCGCATCCAGGTGA
- a CDS encoding GNAT family N-acetyltransferase — protein MVDGLEIRPLRPDDPAVIATAMNAFELNKTKSQYERYLAEQDAGTRDVLVATVDESYAGYVTVRWVSPYFETIPEIQDFNVLPPHRRRGIGSALMDAAEAKVADRSPLVGIGVGLYPDYGQAQRMYVRRGYLPDGRGLIYDGRQVPPMETIRNDDSATLMFTKQLR, from the coding sequence ATGGTTGACGGGTTGGAGATCCGGCCGTTGCGGCCGGACGATCCAGCGGTGATCGCGACGGCGATGAACGCGTTCGAGCTGAACAAGACCAAGAGTCAGTACGAGCGTTATCTGGCCGAGCAGGATGCCGGCACGCGGGACGTGCTGGTGGCGACCGTCGACGAGTCGTACGCCGGCTACGTGACCGTGCGCTGGGTTTCGCCGTACTTCGAGACCATTCCGGAGATCCAGGATTTCAACGTGCTGCCGCCGCACCGGCGGCGCGGGATCGGGTCGGCGCTGATGGACGCGGCCGAGGCGAAGGTGGCTGACCGGTCCCCGCTGGTGGGCATCGGCGTCGGGTTGTACCCGGACTACGGGCAGGCGCAGCGGATGTACGTGCGGCGCGGGTATCTGCCCGACGGCCGCGGCCTGATCTACGACGGCCGGCAGGTGCCGCCGATGGAGACGATCCGCAACGACGACAGCGCCACGCTGATGTTCACCAAGCAACTGAGGTAG
- a CDS encoding NADPH:quinone reductase — translation MRAIEYSRTGEPDVLTLVDRAVTDPGPGEVRVRIHRSGVNPTDWKSRRGSEAGTPVDPPQVPNQDGAGVVDAVGQGVDAGLTGRRVWIWEAAYQRPSGGTAQEYAVVPVRHVVELPDEASYDLGASLGVPFLTAHRCLTVTEDGPDHLGPGKLAGRTVLVAGGAGAVGNAAIQLARWSDATVITTVSSPEKGNLAALAGADDVINYKQQDVVKEIRAIAPHGVNTIVEVSPAANAAIDAEVIAMHGSVAVYATDGGGTMELPVRPSMVPNTRWQFVLLYNAPESWRPRALGDIEAAVRAGAVRVGPEAGLPLHHYSLEQAAEAHAAVEQSIVGKALIDVL, via the coding sequence GTGCGTGCGATCGAGTACTCGCGGACCGGTGAACCTGACGTTCTGACCCTCGTGGATCGGGCGGTGACCGATCCGGGGCCGGGAGAAGTGCGGGTGCGGATCCATCGGTCGGGCGTCAACCCGACCGACTGGAAGTCGCGCCGGGGCAGCGAGGCCGGTACTCCGGTTGATCCGCCCCAGGTGCCGAACCAGGACGGCGCCGGTGTCGTCGACGCGGTCGGCCAGGGCGTCGACGCGGGCCTGACCGGACGCCGGGTCTGGATCTGGGAGGCCGCCTACCAGCGACCGTCCGGAGGCACAGCCCAGGAGTACGCCGTGGTGCCGGTCCGCCACGTGGTGGAGTTGCCGGACGAAGCGTCGTACGACCTCGGCGCCTCGCTCGGCGTACCGTTCCTGACCGCTCATCGCTGCCTGACGGTGACCGAGGACGGCCCCGATCACCTCGGACCAGGCAAGCTGGCCGGTCGGACCGTGCTGGTCGCCGGTGGCGCCGGCGCGGTCGGCAACGCCGCGATCCAGCTCGCGCGGTGGTCCGACGCGACCGTGATCACGACCGTGAGCAGCCCGGAGAAGGGCAATCTGGCCGCGCTTGCGGGCGCCGACGATGTCATCAACTACAAGCAGCAGGACGTGGTCAAGGAGATCCGCGCGATCGCGCCGCACGGCGTGAACACGATCGTCGAGGTGTCGCCCGCGGCCAATGCGGCCATCGACGCCGAGGTCATCGCGATGCACGGCTCCGTCGCGGTCTACGCGACCGACGGCGGTGGCACGATGGAGCTCCCGGTGCGACCGTCGATGGTGCCGAACACCCGCTGGCAGTTCGTGCTGCTCTACAACGCCCCGGAGTCATGGCGTCCGCGCGCCCTGGGCGACATCGAGGCCGCGGTCCGGGCAGGCGCAGTACGGGTAGGCCCTGAGGCCGGGCTCCCGTTGCACCACTACTCCCTCGAGCAGGCCGCCGAGGCACATGCCGCCGTCGAGCAGAGCATCGTCGGCAAGGCCCTCATCGACGTGCTCTGA
- a CDS encoding AAC(3) family N-acetyltransferase has product MPDVVSSADLADGLRQLGLDGASEVIVHSSLSSFGHVDGGAEAVCAALTEVCGTVLMPAGTWDLTGIPAPPGLVHPDNAYWNAADWPEFDEKLSQATSFRSDLPIDRWLGRIPEVFRQTCSTLRTSHPLFAYQAAGPAAERLLDAQRPDWPLGPIEALDGDVLLLGVSHTSNTTIHLAEQHLGRSRFYRYAKNADGLWIELPNIPGESHHFDDIEPVLRSATKEIRIGQARVRRIPKDAVLAATRQLIEADPAALLCTDNAECRCAAALQQLLRARR; this is encoded by the coding sequence ATGCCGGATGTCGTGAGCAGCGCGGACCTTGCCGACGGACTGCGGCAGCTCGGGTTGGATGGCGCCTCCGAGGTGATCGTGCACTCGTCACTGAGCTCGTTCGGGCACGTCGACGGTGGTGCGGAGGCGGTCTGTGCCGCGCTGACCGAGGTCTGCGGGACTGTGCTGATGCCCGCCGGGACATGGGATCTCACCGGGATCCCTGCCCCACCAGGGCTGGTGCATCCGGACAACGCCTACTGGAACGCGGCCGACTGGCCGGAGTTCGACGAGAAGTTGTCGCAGGCAACCAGTTTCCGGTCGGACCTGCCGATCGACCGTTGGCTCGGGCGGATCCCGGAAGTCTTCCGCCAGACCTGCTCCACCCTGCGCACGTCGCACCCGCTCTTCGCCTACCAGGCCGCCGGTCCAGCGGCCGAACGGCTCCTGGACGCACAGCGCCCCGACTGGCCGCTCGGTCCGATCGAGGCGCTCGACGGCGACGTCCTCCTGCTCGGCGTCTCCCACACCTCCAACACCACGATCCATCTCGCCGAGCAGCACCTCGGCCGCTCCCGCTTCTACCGCTACGCGAAGAACGCCGACGGCCTCTGGATCGAGCTCCCGAACATCCCCGGCGAGAGCCACCACTTCGACGACATCGAGCCGGTACTGCGTTCCGCGACCAAGGAGATCCGGATCGGGCAGGCACGCGTACGGCGGATCCCGAAGGACGCCGTACTCGCGGCAACCCGGCAGCTGATCGAGGCCGACCCGGCCGCCCTGCTCTGCACCGACAACGCGGAATGCCGCTGCGCAGCCGCCCTGCAGCAGTTGCTCAGAGCACGTCGATGA
- a CDS encoding FAD-binding oxidoreductase, translating to MRPTGFGGVLLQAGDTEYDAARTVFNAMVDRKPALIAQCESAADVQAAVRYGVENELELAVRGGGHAVTGAGVSDSGMVLDLRRMNSVQIDPDARIARVGGGATWRDLDRAGQRYCLLTTGGRASSAGVAGVALGGGSGWLERKLGLASDALISVELVTADGQLLIADETKNRELFWALHGGGGNFGVATALTFRLTQVVTTTLALLVWPLAAGPSVVRAYRDLLDDAPEELGGGVVFLTAPPARFVPEGLKGQPVVLAIAVYAGESDEARAVFEPMYALAPEGQFVAELPYAELQAALDSPSGFRNYCSAEHLQEFPDPAVLAFCDRAREMITPSPSRQVMLPWGGAVRRGARDWPQAYRDAAWVAHPFGAWTDPCTDAQAIRWVRDVCADLEPWSTGHVCTNFIGYEGQDRVIAGFGTANYDRLARVKCQYDPENVFHLNQNVEPGWR from the coding sequence ATGAGACCAACGGGGTTCGGTGGCGTTCTGTTGCAGGCCGGGGACACGGAGTACGACGCGGCCCGGACGGTGTTCAACGCGATGGTCGACCGGAAGCCGGCGCTGATCGCGCAGTGCGAGTCGGCCGCGGACGTTCAGGCCGCGGTGCGGTACGGCGTGGAGAACGAGCTTGAGCTCGCGGTCCGCGGCGGTGGTCACGCGGTGACCGGAGCGGGCGTCTCGGACAGCGGCATGGTCCTGGACCTGCGGCGGATGAACAGCGTGCAGATCGATCCGGACGCACGGATCGCCCGGGTCGGCGGCGGAGCGACCTGGCGCGACCTGGATCGCGCGGGGCAGCGGTACTGTCTGCTCACGACCGGCGGGCGGGCATCGTCGGCCGGAGTCGCCGGGGTGGCGCTCGGCGGCGGGTCGGGGTGGCTGGAGCGGAAGCTCGGGCTGGCGTCGGACGCGTTGATCTCGGTCGAACTCGTGACGGCGGACGGGCAGCTGCTGATCGCGGACGAGACGAAGAACAGGGAGCTGTTCTGGGCGCTGCACGGTGGCGGCGGGAATTTCGGGGTCGCGACGGCGCTGACGTTCCGGTTGACGCAGGTGGTGACGACGACGCTGGCACTGCTGGTCTGGCCGTTGGCGGCCGGGCCTTCCGTTGTGCGCGCGTACCGCGATCTCCTGGACGATGCCCCCGAAGAGCTCGGCGGTGGGGTGGTGTTTCTGACTGCACCTCCGGCCAGGTTCGTGCCCGAGGGCTTGAAAGGGCAGCCGGTTGTGCTCGCAATCGCGGTGTACGCCGGTGAGTCGGACGAGGCGCGCGCGGTGTTCGAGCCGATGTACGCGTTGGCGCCGGAGGGGCAGTTCGTCGCGGAGCTGCCGTACGCCGAGCTGCAGGCCGCGCTGGACAGTCCGTCCGGGTTCCGGAACTACTGCTCCGCGGAGCACCTGCAGGAGTTCCCGGATCCCGCCGTACTCGCGTTCTGCGACCGGGCCCGGGAGATGATCACGCCGTCACCGTCGCGACAGGTGATGCTGCCATGGGGTGGCGCCGTACGGCGTGGCGCCCGGGACTGGCCGCAGGCGTACCGGGACGCGGCGTGGGTGGCGCACCCGTTCGGGGCCTGGACGGATCCGTGCACGGACGCACAGGCGATCCGGTGGGTGCGGGATGTCTGCGCGGATCTCGAGCCGTGGTCGACCGGGCACGTGTGCACGAACTTCATCGGGTACGAGGGGCAGGACAGGGTGATCGCGGGATTCGGTACGGCGAACTACGACCGGCTGGCCCGGGTGAAATGCCAGTACGACCCCGAGAACGTGTTCCACCTCAACCAGAATGTCGAACCAGGGTGGCGGTAG